One Pseudonocardia abyssalis DNA segment encodes these proteins:
- a CDS encoding prepilin peptidase has translation MSGIACAALVAVLAGPAVLLIARHTVTSAIRLRPIAVTAISAMAGLLVGVVLALPPERAILLLPLAVLGCAAAVVDAHEGRLPDVLTWPLLVVTLLVGIVTAKGSGAVGATVLSALAGGCVAVGMKAAVSAGFGWGDAKLVPTLAVVLVRHDAIVTGIVSMSVLVAVTAFIVGMRAADRSALVPYGPAMVVGTVGAAAL, from the coding sequence GTGAGCGGCATCGCGTGCGCGGCCCTGGTCGCTGTACTCGCCGGACCGGCGGTGCTGCTGATCGCCCGGCACACCGTGACTTCCGCCATCCGACTCCGGCCGATCGCGGTCACGGCCATCTCCGCGATGGCTGGGCTGCTGGTCGGTGTGGTCCTGGCACTCCCGCCGGAGCGCGCGATCCTGCTGCTGCCGCTCGCCGTGCTGGGGTGTGCCGCGGCGGTGGTCGACGCCCACGAGGGGCGGCTACCCGACGTTCTCACCTGGCCGCTGTTGGTCGTGACGCTGCTGGTCGGGATCGTGACCGCCAAGGGGAGCGGTGCAGTCGGCGCCACCGTGCTCAGCGCGCTGGCCGGCGGGTGCGTCGCGGTCGGGATGAAGGCGGCTGTCAGCGCAGGGTTCGGGTGGGGCGACGCCAAGCTCGTCCCGACGCTCGCCGTCGTCCTGGTCCGGCATGACGCGATCGTTACCGGCATCGTGTCGATGTCGGTGCTCGTCGCGGTCACCGCGTTCATCGTCGGCATGCGGGCGGCCGACCGCTCCGCGCTGGTGCCCTACGGGCCGGCGATGGTCGTCGGGACGGTGGGCGCCGCGGCGCTCTGA
- a CDS encoding LysM peptidoglycan-binding domain-containing protein — MRTLSRVGAAVVAAAATIGILFGVPITLWLLSGSLLDGGLPAGISVVDMLLAPDDGTLLIGFLTVVAAGTWLVLAMSIVIELTASLFNRPAPRIDLPGFRLGRTIAVALVATMVGAGPAMATPVTSAAGSVLTAATSEPSAADPGRVAGTEPTGPVHTVERRDTLWRIAETSLGDPLRWREIYDLNAGRIQDDGGRLTEASELVVGWRLVLPPDARAIVRVEPGDTLSGIAGGHLGDPSRTDELFAANVAVPQPGGETLADPDLIRPGWTLVLPDRAPSLEPRPNDEGALPDDRAEGASPTGAVPELPELPEPESSQPPELPSTGSPTSNPARPGTTPAEEPTGSAITPGDTGVQGDDPGTALTVTALGVSALVASGVLASLVVRRRRQQRLRPLRHRIAVPADDDGRVERSLPAPHPHDGAARTARLLDLALRSLAHPDRETTDGTPTPVLISARLSSSDIVLTASPETRLPTPFTEVEPDGGVWGLDPDDPLPVPDAEAAGCCAPFPVLVSIATDDDRTLMIDLEQRGVLRIGGDRARCIALLRHLAAELATSSTAEDVEVLLLGLGEELISLNPDRLGAAPDLDTALVEIERRASTTRGALDQWQVETVVEGRLHDLASDSWLPTVLLAAAEPNDGHRARLEALAAEHRRSATAVVVIDTAHADLQVGDDGLLDLPDVTDGPWEVARLTENAGTHLAAILGSTSAPAVPVGAASSAEPWAADMNEDGSLATGDSVPRDPPANGRPEPGGAREVDVEPDLPLPPWSTGSAAESAAARRLAIVDYQDPGLDDDLTAWHDAGPPSKPMIAILGEPSITAPGPTPGTRRTWFAEVLVYLSLHPAGVTSAKAVTDLWPDGRRISPATLRHALYGARKWAGQGLNGDPDAFFVSDMQNDNSYRLRGYQLDWDLFRRLRKRGQARHEAGHPGAITDYEAALNLVRGPVFSSLRPGGYGWLNNHDQRHDLQIPGFIVDAAHELVDIALAAGDTSLARWAAERARMIDIDVAFDRPLTDLMRIAHAEDNRSELELYAAVLLDARGFDVPEELAPDSFAVLNDLLPAGPRRPRP; from the coding sequence GTGAGGACTCTGTCCCGGGTCGGCGCCGCGGTGGTCGCGGCTGCGGCCACCATCGGCATCCTGTTCGGCGTCCCGATCACGCTGTGGCTGCTGAGCGGCTCCTTGCTGGACGGCGGCCTCCCGGCGGGAATCTCGGTCGTCGACATGCTCCTGGCGCCCGACGACGGCACCTTGCTGATCGGGTTCCTCACGGTGGTCGCGGCCGGAACGTGGTTGGTGCTGGCCATGTCGATCGTGATCGAGTTGACCGCCAGCTTGTTCAACCGGCCTGCGCCACGCATCGACCTGCCCGGCTTCCGGCTCGGTCGCACCATCGCGGTCGCGCTGGTCGCCACGATGGTCGGCGCGGGCCCAGCGATGGCCACCCCCGTCACCTCGGCCGCAGGGTCGGTCCTGACCGCCGCCACGTCCGAACCCTCGGCCGCCGATCCCGGTCGAGTCGCTGGGACAGAGCCGACGGGACCGGTGCACACCGTTGAACGCCGAGACACGCTATGGCGGATCGCGGAGACGAGCCTCGGCGATCCCCTGCGCTGGCGCGAGATCTACGACCTCAACGCCGGCCGGATCCAGGACGACGGCGGGCGCTTGACCGAAGCCTCCGAGCTCGTCGTGGGATGGCGCCTCGTCCTGCCACCCGACGCCCGGGCAATCGTGCGGGTCGAGCCCGGTGACACGCTGAGCGGAATCGCCGGTGGCCACCTCGGCGATCCCAGCCGAACCGACGAGTTGTTCGCGGCCAACGTCGCCGTGCCGCAACCCGGCGGCGAGACGCTCGCCGACCCCGACCTGATCCGGCCGGGGTGGACGCTCGTCCTTCCCGACCGCGCGCCCTCGCTGGAACCCCGACCCAATGACGAAGGCGCGCTACCCGACGACAGGGCCGAGGGAGCATCCCCGACGGGAGCCGTACCCGAACTGCCCGAACTACCCGAACCTGAGTCATCGCAGCCTCCGGAGCTCCCATCGACCGGCTCGCCGACGTCTAACCCCGCGCGGCCGGGGACCACGCCCGCCGAGGAACCAACCGGATCGGCGATCACCCCAGGCGACACCGGCGTGCAGGGCGACGACCCGGGCACGGCTCTCACGGTCACAGCACTCGGCGTGTCCGCGCTCGTCGCGAGCGGCGTCCTGGCGTCGCTCGTCGTGCGTCGCCGCCGGCAGCAACGACTCCGCCCACTGCGACACCGGATAGCCGTGCCCGCGGACGACGACGGGCGGGTGGAACGGTCACTGCCCGCACCCCACCCACACGACGGGGCGGCCCGCACCGCGCGGCTCCTGGACCTGGCCCTGCGCTCGCTCGCGCACCCCGACCGGGAGACGACCGACGGCACACCCACTCCGGTGCTGATCTCGGCGCGGTTGTCGTCCTCGGACATCGTGCTCACGGCCTCCCCCGAGACCCGGCTACCAACACCGTTCACGGAGGTCGAGCCGGACGGTGGTGTGTGGGGTCTCGATCCCGACGACCCGCTGCCGGTTCCCGACGCGGAGGCCGCCGGGTGCTGTGCCCCGTTCCCGGTCCTGGTGTCGATCGCCACCGACGACGACCGCACCCTCATGATCGACCTCGAACAGCGCGGAGTTCTGCGGATCGGCGGTGACCGGGCGCGCTGCATCGCGCTACTGCGCCATCTTGCCGCCGAGCTCGCTACAAGCAGCACGGCGGAAGACGTCGAGGTTCTGCTTCTCGGCCTCGGCGAGGAACTGATCTCCCTCAACCCGGATCGTCTGGGTGCTGCGCCCGACCTCGATACCGCGCTGGTGGAGATCGAACGTCGAGCCTCGACCACTCGCGGCGCGCTGGACCAGTGGCAGGTCGAGACTGTCGTGGAAGGGCGGCTGCACGACCTGGCCTCCGACTCCTGGCTGCCCACGGTGCTGCTCGCCGCAGCGGAACCCAACGACGGACACCGCGCCAGGCTGGAGGCCCTGGCCGCCGAACATCGCCGGAGCGCAACCGCGGTGGTCGTCATCGACACCGCCCACGCGGACCTGCAAGTCGGCGACGACGGGCTGCTCGACCTGCCGGACGTCACGGACGGGCCGTGGGAGGTCGCGCGGCTCACCGAGAACGCCGGCACCCACCTCGCGGCCATCCTGGGATCCACCAGCGCGCCAGCGGTTCCCGTCGGTGCGGCATCGTCCGCCGAACCGTGGGCTGCGGACATGAACGAGGACGGCTCTCTCGCGACCGGCGATTCCGTCCCGCGGGATCCGCCCGCGAATGGCAGACCCGAACCAGGCGGCGCGAGGGAGGTGGACGTGGAACCGGACCTGCCCCTTCCGCCGTGGTCCACCGGTTCCGCAGCCGAGTCGGCGGCCGCCCGGCGGCTCGCGATCGTCGACTACCAAGACCCTGGCCTGGACGACGATCTCACCGCCTGGCACGACGCCGGCCCGCCGTCCAAACCAATGATCGCGATCCTCGGCGAGCCCAGCATCACCGCGCCCGGTCCGACCCCAGGCACACGCAGGACCTGGTTCGCCGAGGTTCTGGTCTACCTGAGCCTGCACCCGGCCGGGGTGACTTCGGCGAAGGCCGTCACCGACCTGTGGCCCGACGGACGCCGGATCAGCCCGGCCACCCTCCGGCACGCGCTCTACGGAGCTCGCAAGTGGGCCGGCCAGGGCCTGAACGGCGACCCGGACGCGTTTTTCGTCAGCGACATGCAGAACGACAACAGCTACCGACTTCGCGGCTACCAGCTGGACTGGGACCTGTTCCGGCGGCTGCGCAAGCGCGGCCAAGCCCGCCACGAGGCCGGCCATCCCGGCGCGATCACTGACTACGAGGCGGCTCTGAACCTCGTGCGGGGGCCTGTGTTCAGCTCGTTGCGACCCGGTGGATACGGCTGGCTCAACAACCACGACCAGCGCCACGACCTGCAGATACCGGGCTTCATCGTCGACGCCGCGCACGAGCTCGTCGACATCGCCCTCGCCGCCGGCGACACCTCATTGGCCCGCTGGGCCGCCGAGCGCGCGCGCATGATCGATATCGATGTCGCCTTCGACCGGCCGCTGACCGATCTCATGCGCATCGCGCACGCTGAGGACAACCGATCGGAGCTCGAGCTTTACGCCGCGGTTCTGCTCGACGCTCGCGGCTTCGACGTGCCGGAGGAACTCGCGCCGGACAGCTTCGCCGTGCTCAACGACCTGCTGCCCGCCGGTCCGCGCCGTCCGCGGCCGTGA